Part of the Kitasatospora sp. NBC_00374 genome is shown below.
TGTCCGGGTTGGTCTCCTTCCAGCGCTTGTAGGCCTCGGGCGAGCTCTCGAAGGTCGAGCTCTGCACCAGCGGCATCTTCGACAGGCTGGCCTGGACGTCGTCGATCTGCTGCTGGGTGGCGGCGCCGGCCGAGCACTGGGCGGAGGAGGTGGCGTCGGACTTCGTACAGAAGTAGACGCTGACCTCGACCTTGTCGTACCAGTAGCCCTTCATCGAGTTGACCTGGTCACGGACCAGGAGCGAGGCACCGGCGAGGGCGAGCGAGAGCGCGACACTGACGACGACGGCGATGGTCATCGTCAGGTTGCGGCGGAGACCGACACCGATCTCCGACAGGACGAACTGGGCGCGCATGCTTCTCTCAATCCACGGTCAATGCAGGTATGGCGAATCAGGCGGAGTGTGCGTCGGGCCGGTCCCGGGGTTCAGGACTGGTAGCCGTAGACGCCGCGGGCCTGGTCGCGGACCAGCAGCCCCTTGTCGAGCTCGATCACGCGCTTGCGCATCTGGTCGACGATGGCCTGGTCGTGGGTGGCCATCAGCACCGTGGTGCCGGTGCGGTTGATCCGGTCGAGCAGCTTCATGATGCCGACCGAGTTCTGCGGGTCGAGGTTTCCGGTCGGCTCGTCCGCGATCAGCAGCATCGGGCGGTTCACGAAGGCCCGGGCGATCGCCACGCGCTGCTGCTCACCACCGGAGAGCTCGCCGGGCATCCGGTCCTCCTTGCCGCCGAGGCCGACCAGGTCGAGCACCTCGGGCACCACCTTGGCGATGGCGCTCTTGGGCTTGCCGATCACCTCGAGGGCGAAGGCCACGTTCTGCGCCACCGTCTTGTTGGGGAGCAGGCGGAAGTCCTGGAAGACGGTGCCCAGCTGGCGGCGCATGTGCGGCACCTTCCAGTTGGACAGCTTGCCCAGGTCCTTGCCGAGCACGTGCACCG
Proteins encoded:
- the ftsE gene encoding cell division ATP-binding protein FtsE, with the protein product MIRFDNVSKTYPKQNRPALDNVSLEIEKGEFVFLVGSSGSGKSTFLRLCLREERPSVGAVHVLGKDLGKLSNWKVPHMRRQLGTVFQDFRLLPNKTVAQNVAFALEVIGKPKSAIAKVVPEVLDLVGLGGKEDRMPGELSGGEQQRVAIARAFVNRPMLLIADEPTGNLDPQNSVGIMKLLDRINRTGTTVLMATHDQAIVDQMRKRVIELDKGLLVRDQARGVYGYQS